GAAGTGCTGTAGGACTGGGTAATTTTTTAAGATTTCCTGTCCAGGCAGCAAGGAATGGCGGTGGAGCATTTATGATACCCTACTTCATTGCCCTCTTCCTTCTCGGTATCCCTCTTATGTGGATTGAGTGGACTATAGGAAGATTTGGTGGTGGCTTCGAACATGGAACTGCCCCGGGTATATTTCATTCGCTCTGGCGTAAGAACAGGTTTATAAAGTATTTTGGAGTTATAGGGATATTTGGACCTATAGTGATATTTATCTACTATGTCTACATAGAATCGTGGTTATTGGGCTACAGTTTTTTTTCCCTTACAGGAAAATATGCAGGTATCGCAGAAGAAGCAGGTATGATTTCTTTTTTACGGGGTTACCAGGGTATCGTGAAAAATGAATTCTTTTCTAATATCGTACCTGCCTATATATTCTTTCTGATCACATTCGTATTAAATATTCTTGTGGTCTTTTTCGGGATAAAAAAAGGCATTGAAAGGATATGCAGGATAGCATTACCCACCCTTTTTATACTGGCAATTATTATTATGGTTCGGGTATTCACACTTAAATCTCCCTATGACCCTTCATGGAGTCCTTATAACGGTCTCGGGTTTTTATGGAATCCTGACTTCTCAGCACTTAAAGATGCAAAAGTCTGGCTGGCAGCAGCAGGACAGATATTTTTTACATTAAGTGTTGGGATAGGCGTGATACTCACTTATGCAAGTTATCTAACAAAAGATGATGATGTACTTCTTTCAGGACTTACAGCAGCAAGCACAAATGAATTCGCTGAGGTAATCATTGGTGGAAGTATAGTTATTCCTGCTGCTTTTGTCTTTTTTGGACCTTATGGAATATCACAGGTAGCACAACAGGGAGCTTTTGACCTCGGTTTTGTTACTATGCCATTGATATTAAAAACATTTTCTGCTGGTATGTTTTTTGCATTTATATGGTTTCTGCTTCTTTTTCTCGCAGGTATAACATCTTCTATATCCCTCGCACAGCCAGCAGTTGCATTCTTAGAAGACGAGTTCAACATCTCAAAGAAGAAGGCGGTAGGGATATTTTCCATTGTTTGTTTTGCTCTTTCACACATTGCTATACTATTTCTTGCAAAAGGGACTGTAGATGAACTGGACTTCTGGGGTGGAACATTTGCCCTGGTTGTCTTTGCAACTGTAGAAACAATACTATTTGCCTGGATATTCGGTATTGATAAAGCATGGGAAGAGATGCATTCTGGTTCTGATATAAGAATACCCCGAGTTTATAAATTCATTATCAGGTACATTACACCCCTCTTCCTGCTTTTTATACTCGGC
The window above is part of the bacterium genome. Proteins encoded here:
- a CDS encoding sodium-dependent transporter — translated: MCGLVKEPSMNREKWGSKLGVILAVAGSAVGLGNFLRFPVQAARNGGGAFMIPYFIALFLLGIPLMWIEWTIGRFGGGFEHGTAPGIFHSLWRKNRFIKYFGVIGIFGPIVIFIYYVYIESWLLGYSFFSLTGKYAGIAEEAGMISFLRGYQGIVKNEFFSNIVPAYIFFLITFVLNILVVFFGIKKGIERICRIALPTLFILAIIIMVRVFTLKSPYDPSWSPYNGLGFLWNPDFSALKDAKVWLAAAGQIFFTLSVGIGVILTYASYLTKDDDVLLSGLTAASTNEFAEVIIGGSIVIPAAFVFFGPYGISQVAQQGAFDLGFVTMPLILKTFSAGMFFAFIWFLLLFLAGITSSISLAQPAVAFLEDEFNISKKKAVGIFSIVCFALSHIAILFLAKGTVDELDFWGGTFALVVFATVETILFAWIFGIDKAWEEMHSGSDIRIPRVYKFIIRYITPLFLLFILGFWTYQQAIPTLLLKGAPEENIPYIIFTRVVLVVLILTIAILVKKAWEKKQ